The following coding sequences lie in one Kribbella sp. NBC_00709 genomic window:
- a CDS encoding P1 family peptidase — protein sequence MQPGPHNAITDVPGVLVGQVERVDAPYLTGTTVIHVPTTAVAGVDVRGGAPGTRETDLLSPVNSNGGVNAIVLTGGSAFGLDTAGSVMQWLEERGEGVRVGQGEYDVVPIVPAAVIFDLARGGDFKARPEPSWGADAIAAATDGPIALGNHGAGAGARARSLKGGVGSASVRLDDGTTVGALVIVNAAGSTVDADGNLYGARFGIGDEFSHLRTPVEPPPPAAPGRNLIPGPSMNTVIAVVATDVPLDKAATKRMAMIAHDGLARAIDPIHTLVDGDSIFAVSTRVADDDRPRLSVTDPMALGQLETVYTAGARTLSRAIVHAMLNAESVETPGGTIPSYRDAYPSAFGTN from the coding sequence ATGCAACCTGGCCCGCACAATGCGATCACCGATGTCCCCGGAGTGCTTGTCGGTCAGGTGGAGCGCGTCGACGCGCCGTACCTGACCGGTACGACGGTCATCCACGTGCCGACGACCGCTGTCGCCGGCGTCGATGTCCGTGGCGGCGCGCCGGGTACCCGCGAAACGGATCTGCTCTCGCCGGTGAACTCGAACGGCGGCGTCAACGCGATCGTGCTGACCGGCGGAAGCGCGTTCGGTCTCGACACGGCCGGCAGCGTGATGCAGTGGCTGGAGGAGCGCGGCGAGGGCGTCCGCGTCGGCCAGGGCGAGTACGACGTGGTGCCGATCGTGCCCGCGGCGGTGATCTTCGACCTCGCCCGCGGCGGCGACTTCAAGGCCCGGCCGGAGCCGTCCTGGGGCGCGGACGCGATCGCGGCCGCCACCGACGGACCGATTGCCTTGGGCAACCATGGAGCGGGTGCCGGTGCGCGGGCGCGCTCACTGAAGGGCGGCGTCGGCTCGGCCAGCGTGCGGCTCGACGACGGTACGACGGTTGGCGCACTGGTGATCGTGAACGCGGCCGGTTCGACCGTCGACGCCGACGGCAACCTGTACGGCGCTCGCTTCGGGATCGGTGACGAGTTCAGTCACCTGCGGACCCCGGTCGAGCCACCGCCACCGGCCGCGCCCGGCCGCAACCTGATCCCGGGTCCGTCGATGAACACCGTCATCGCGGTGGTCGCGACCGACGTACCGCTCGACAAGGCGGCGACGAAGCGGATGGCGATGATCGCCCACGACGGCCTGGCGCGGGCGATCGATCCGATCCACACGCTCGTCGACGGCGACAGCATCTTCGCGGTGTCGACGCGGGTGGCCGACGACGACCGGCCGCGGCTGAGCGTCACCGATCCGATGGCGCTCGGCCAGCTCGAGACCGTCTACACCGCCGGCGCGCGGACGCTGTCGCGGGCGATCGTGCACGCCATGCTGAACGCCGAGTCGGTGGAGACGCCAGGCGGCACGATCCCCAGCTACCGGGACGCGTATCCGTCAGCGTTCGGCACCAACTGA
- a CDS encoding DUF2087 domain-containing protein, whose amino-acid sequence MNADQLCGLLAEPSRLRTYSAIVLGATTPDQVAGSTGLAAPVVAKALQRLTKGGLIEASRDGFTADEAAFKDAVRESRPEREPLDPDPARDNVLKSFIRGGRLTHFPTYPDKLRIVLEHLAQSFEVGRSYPETEVNEILNRWHPDHAALRRQLVDARLLDRENSIYTRRPLPSRPPARRLMG is encoded by the coding sequence ATGAACGCCGATCAGCTCTGTGGTCTGCTGGCCGAGCCGTCGAGGTTGCGGACGTACTCCGCGATCGTCCTCGGCGCCACCACTCCCGATCAGGTTGCCGGGAGCACCGGACTCGCCGCACCGGTCGTGGCGAAGGCACTGCAACGGCTGACCAAGGGCGGACTGATCGAAGCCAGTCGGGACGGATTCACCGCGGACGAAGCGGCGTTCAAGGACGCGGTCCGCGAGAGCCGTCCGGAGCGCGAGCCCCTCGATCCGGATCCGGCCCGCGACAACGTGCTGAAGTCGTTCATCCGCGGCGGGCGGCTCACCCACTTCCCGACGTACCCGGACAAGCTCCGGATCGTGCTCGAGCACCTGGCGCAGAGCTTCGAGGTCGGCCGCAGCTACCCGGAGACCGAGGTCAACGAGATCCTCAACCGCTGGCACCCGGATCACGCGGCCCTGCGCCGCCAGCTGGTCGACGCCCGCCTCCTCGACCGCGAGAACAGCATCTACACCCGCCGCCCCCTCCCCTCCCGACCGCCCGCCCGCCGTTTGATGGGTTAA